In Spinacia oleracea cultivar Varoflay chromosome 5, BTI_SOV_V1, whole genome shotgun sequence, a single window of DNA contains:
- the LOC110789810 gene encoding psbP domain-containing protein 3, chloroplastic — protein MMMAASGSTSTTSLLRQRTLSSSFPFSSRVRTSGRLSFITRKQPVIFCSLPKTQQTTATEHGVESSSTRRREAMLQIAFSAVFQVATAAAVSSPAVALDEFRVYSDDANKYKISIPQDWQVGVGETDGIKSITAFYPEASTSNVSVAITGIGPDFTKLESFGNVDTFAENLVNGLDRSWQRPPGIAAKLIDCKSKNGLYYVEYTLQNPGESRRHIYSATGMAQNGWYNRLYTVTGQFVEDDSDKFGSKIQKAVQSFKLG, from the exons ATGATGATGGCAGCCTCAGGGAGCACATCCACAACCTCATTGCTCCGGCAGCGcactctctcctcctccttcccCTTCTCTTCTCGTGTTCGAACTTCAG GCAGGCTAAGCTTTATAACTCGAAAGCAGCCTGTTATCTTCTGTTCTCTCCCAAAGACTCAACAAACCACAGCAACAGAACATGGAGTGGAAAGTAGTAGCACTAGAAGAAGAGAAGCAATGCTTCAGATAGCCTTCTCTGCAGTTTTCCAAGTTGCCACTGCTGCTGCTGTTTCTTCACCTGCAGTAGCACTTGACG AATTTCGAGTCTATTCTGACGATGCTAACAAGTACAAGATTTCTATCCCTCAAG ATTGGCAAGTCGGAGTTGGGGAAACTGACGGAATCAAATCTATTACAGCATTTTACCCAGAGGCTTCTACTTCAAATG TCAGTGTGGCAATCACAGGAATTGGTCCTGATTTTACCAAATTGGAATCTTTTGGCAACGTTGATACTTTTGCAGAAAATCTG GTTAATGGATTGGATAGAAGTTGGCAGAGGCCTCCTGGAATTGCAGCAAAACTCATAGACTGTAAATCTAAAAATG GACTTTATTATGTTGAGTACACGCTCCAAAATCCTGGGGAAAGTCGCAGGCACATCTATTCTGCAACCGGGATGGCGCAAAATGGCTGGTATAACAGGCTTTATACAGTAACTGGACAG TTTGTGGAAGATGACTCTGATAAATTTGGATCCAAGATTCAAAAG GCTGTGCAATCGTTCAAATTAGGCTGA
- the LOC110789811 gene encoding SWI/SNF complex subunit SWI3B yields the protein MENHETSPAKSTVNLTFHSREQQAQIQPPPPPPMEVQSPITTTSAFNTVSSLPPPSKSETTPPPSKPETTPQPPDPKKSAPEPPDFVTVPSYSSWFKWNEIDECEVRHMPEFFTDNSASKNPNVYKYYRNAIVKNFRSNPSKKLTFTEVRRWLVGDVGSIRRVFDFLDTWGLINYSPPSGKPPFKWEEKEKEKETAKANAAAAAASPASQPSTGAAVVAAANSNVRKSNKLCSGCKVACTIACFVCDKYDLVLCARCYVRGNYQVGVNSSEFRRVEINEPVKTDWTEKETLQLLEAVMHYRDDWKRVAEHVGGRTDKECVARFIKLPFREKFAEPGGIGEDQVDSESGIEPPAKRMHLTPLADASNPIMAQAAFLSALAGIEVSEAAARAAVSTLYDMDGLTSRGSGQLQAYSIKVQDPAVESSGGSVACTPEEARVEAESLLKQEEDEFLKSIAIIIEAKMKEIQDKIDRFEEKDLQLEREWHQLRQMQHQLYLDKLTLLFHKTSAPKSVENVSEGNVRTEFPTSS from the exons ATGGAAAACCATGAAACCTCCCCCGCCAAATCAACTGTCAACTTGACTTTCCATTCACGAGAGCAGCAAGCACAaatacaaccaccaccaccaccaccaatggAGGTCCAATCACCCATCACCACCACCTCCGCTTTCAACACTGTCTCTTCTCTTCCGCCGCCCTCAAAGTCTGAAACCACCCCTCCGCCCTCAAAGCCTGAAACCACCCCTCAGCCGCCAGATCCTAAAAAATCCGCTCCTGAACCTCCCGATTTCGTCACCGTCCCAAGCTACTCAA GTTGGTTCAAATGGAACGAGATAGACGAGTGCGAGGTGCGGCATATGCCGGAGTTCTTCACGGATAACTCAGCATCAAAGAACCCTAATGTTTACAAATATTACAGGAATGCCATTGTCAAGAATTTCAGGTCCAACCCTTCTAAAAAGCTCACCTTTACAGAAGTTAGGAGGTGGCTTGTCGGAGATGTGGGGTCCATTCGCCGGGTGTTTGATTTTCTTGACACGTGGGGCCTTATCAATTACTCCCCGCCCTCTGGAAAGCCGCCTTTCAAGTGGGAGGAgaaggagaaagagaaagagaccGCCAAGGCTAACGCTGCCGCTGCGGCCGCCTCTCCTGCATCACAACCTTCTACAGGGgctgctgttgttgctgctgcgaATTCCAATGTTCGGAAATCAAACAAGCTGTGCAGTGGCTGCAAAGTTGCTTGCACTATTGCCTGCTTTGTCTGTGATAAG TATGACCTGGTGCTCTGTGCTAGGTGCTATGTTCGTGGTAACTACCAGGTTGGTGTTAATTCTTCAGAATTCAGGCGGGTTGAGATTAATGAACCAGTGAAGACAGATTGGActgaaaaagaaactttgcaactTCTGGAAGCCGTTATGCATTATCGTGATGACTGGAAGCGTGTGGCTGAACATGTTGGTGGTAGAACCGACAAAGAATGCGTTGCTCGTTTTATTAAGCTTCCCTTTCGGGAGAAATTTGCGGAGCCTGGAGGTATAGGTGAGGACCAAGTGGATTCTGAATCTGGAATAGAACCCCCTGCAAAGAGAATGCATCTTACACCACTTGCTGATGCTAGCAACCCAATTATGGCTCAG GCTGCATTTTTGTCAGCTTTGGCTGGTATTGAGGTTTCAGAAGCTGCTGCTAGAGCAGCAGTGTCAACTCTATATGACATGGATGGTCTAACAAGTAGGGGCAGTGGTCAGTTGCAGGCCTATTCGATAAAAGTGCAAG ATCCTGCTGTTGAATCCAGTGGTGGTTCTGTAGCTTGTACACCAGAAGAAGCTCGTGTAGAGGCAGAGTCTCTGCTCAAGCAGGAGGAGGACGAGTTTTTAAAGTCCATAGCAATCATTATCGAAGCTAAG ATGAAAGAGATCCAAGATAAGATTGATCGTTTTGAGGAAAAGGATTTGCAGTTGGAAAGGGAATGGCACCAGTTACGTCAAATGCAACACCAGCTTTACCTAGATAAGCTCACTCTTTTATTTCACAAGACTTCTGCGCCTAAATCCGTAGAAAATGTATCAGAGGGAAATGTCAGAACAGAATTTCCTACATCTAGTTAG
- the LOC110789809 gene encoding AT-hook motif nuclear-localized protein 10 produces MSGSENDVGSLGMQNSSPVPLSQPMIQNMQLAFVADGNAVYKPVAGNSNGNGNGDGIGTNIGMGIREPAKKKRGRPRKYGPEASIPVPLSSAHPTTAQANISQPPSGTFSSLPTLQQQQRQLPPQSQQQQHHQHHQQPPPQSPSQDGRSQKKARGRPPGAGRKNQLDDHGAPGIGFTPHVITVNTGEDVTARIMSFSQAGPRAICILSANGAISNVTLRQAATSGGSVTYEGRFEILSLSGSFTLSDGGGPRSRAGGLSVSLAGPDGRVLGGGVAGVLIAASPVQVVVGSFIADGQREVKVGNHTEHLFSPAKPHAASGPTGPGSPQSHGTLSESSGGDGSPLNQSTGAVNSTPLGMSVLPWK; encoded by the exons ATGTCGGGATCTGAAAATGACGTCGGTAGTTTAGGGATGCAAAACTCATCACCGGTCCCACTTTCGCAGCCTATGATACAGAACATGCAACTTGCTTTTGTCGCAGACGGGAATGCAGTTTATAAGCCGGTTGCCGGTAACAGCAACGGTAACGGTAATGGTGATGGAATAGGAACAAACATAGGAATGGGAATTAGGGAGCCAGCAAAGAAGAAGAGAGGTAGGCCAAGGAAGTATGGTCCAGAAGCTTCCATACCAGTTCCTCTCTCTTCTGCGCATCCTACTACTGCTCAGGCCAACATTTCTCAGCCGCCTTCTGGAACCTTCTCTTCTCTTCCGACGCTGCAACAGCAACAAAGACAGCTGCCACCTCaatcacaacaacaacaacatcatcagCACCATCAGCAGCCACCACCACAGTCGCCATCGCAGGATGGTAGATCACAGAAGAAGGCCAGAGGGCGTCCTCCTGGTGCTGGAAGAAAGAATCAGTTGGATGACCATG GTGCTCCAGGAATTGGCTTTACTCCACATGTCATCACTGTGAATACTGGCGAG GATGTAACGGCTAGAATCATGTCATTCTCCCAAGCTGGTCCAAGGGCTATCTGCATTCTTTCTGCAAATGGAGCCATATCAAATGTGACTCTTCGTCAAGCAGCGACCTCTGGTGGCTCAGTGACGTATGAG GGGCGTTTTGAAATTTTGTCACTCTCAGGTTCATTCACGCTTTCAGATGGTGGTGGTCCACGTAGCAGGGCCGGCGGTTTGAGTGTTTCTTTAGCTGGGCCTGATGGGCGGGTCTTAGGAGGTGGTGTTGCCGGTGTTTTAATAGCTGCGTCCCCAGTACAG GTTGTGGTGGGCAGTTTTATTGCAGATGGTCAGAGGGAAGTAAAGGTCGGGAATCATACAGAACATTTGTTTTCTCCTGCAAAACCTCATGCTGCAAGTGGGCCAACAGGACCCGGCAGCCCACAATCACATGGGACTTTGAGTGAGTCTTCAGGAGGGGATGGAAGCCCACTTAACCAAAGTACAGGAGCTGTTAATAGCACCCCACTTGGCATGTCTGTTCTTCCTTGGAAGTAA